The following nucleotide sequence is from Lysobacter panacisoli.
CGACGGTGATCGAGGCGCGCCCGTCGGGCTCGACCGTGAGGCCGCGCGAGATGTACTTGATCGCACCGCCGATCGTGTTCTTGCCGTACAGCGTGCCCTGCGGGCCGCGCAGCACTTCCACGCGCTCGGCGTCGAACACGTCCAGCAGCGCGCCCTGCGGACGGGCGATGTAGACGTCGTCCATGTAGATGCCCACGCCCGGGTCCACGCCCCACAGCGGATCGGACTGGCCGACGCCGCGGATGTAGGCGGTGACGGTGCTGCTGGAACCGCGCGCGGCGTAGATGGTGAGGTTGGGCACCTGCGCGTCGAGATCGCCCAGGTCCTCGATGTTGAGCTTGTCCAGCGCGTCGGCGGTGAACGCGGTGACCGCGACCGGCACTTCCTGCAGCGTCTCCTCGCGCTTGCGCGCGGTGACGGTGACGGCGCCGAGGTTGGTGGCCTTCGCCCCTTCCTGCGCGGGCGCGGTGTCCTGCGCCATGACCGGCGGCGCCATCAGCGCGCAGGCGATGGCGATGCTCAGTCCGGTGCGGTGCTTGTTGCTGTGGATCATTCGACGCTCCTCCCCCAATCGTTGGCCGAACCGGCCAGCGGCCGGGCGAAATGGACGACGGACCCTCCCCCGTCTTGCGGCAAGACTAGGTCCGCGCGCCACGCCGACGCTGCTGTACCTTCGGACAATGCCGGCGTCAGTCGACCGCGCGGAGACTCGCTGCCACGAGGGGGCGTCCGCAAGCTCCACAAGGACCGGGGAATGGCATTTCTGATCGTGCTGGCCGCGCTGTGCTTCCTGATGTTCGTGGCCTACCGCGGCTACAGCGTGATCCTGTTCGCCCCCGTCGCCGCGCTCGGCGCGGTGCTGTTGACTGACCCGACGCTGGTCGCGCCGATGTTCACCGGCCTGTTCATGGACAAGATGGTCGGCTTCCTCAAGCTGTATTTCCCCGTGTTCCTGCTCGGCGCGATCTTCGGCAAGCTGATCGAGCTGTCGGGCTACTCCAAGGCGATTGTCGCCGCGACCATCCGTCTGTTCGGTGCGGGCCGCGCAATGCTGTCGATCGTGGTGGTGTGCGCGCTGCTGACCTACGGCGGCGTGTCGCTGTTCGTGGTGGTGTTCGCGGTGTATCCGTTCGCTGCCGAGCTGTTCCGCCAGAGCGACATCCCCAAGCGCCTGATCCCCGGCACCATCGCGCTGGGTGCGTTCACCTTCACAATGGACGCGCTGCCGGGAACGCCGCAGATCCAGAACATCATCCCGACCACGTTCTTCGGCACCAACACCTGGGCCGCGCCGTGGCTGGGCACGCTGGGCGGCGTGTTCATCCTGATCGTCGGCCTGGCGTATCTGGAGTGGCGTCGGCGCGCGGCACTTGCGAAGGGCGAAGGCTACGGGACGGAACTGGTCAACGAACCGGCGTCGTTCGCGGGCGAATCGCTGGCGCATCCGCTGATCGCGATCCTGCCGCTGGTGCTGGTCGGCGTGGCGAACAAACTGCTGACGGTGGCGATCCCGCGTTTCTACGGCGACAGCCACAGCTTCGATCCGGCGGTGATCGGCAACGCCGCGCCGGTGGTGCAGGAAGTGGCGAAGATCTCCGCGATCTGGGCCGTGCAGGGTGCGCTGTTGATCGGCATCGTCACCGTGCTCGTCTTCGCGTGGAAACCGGTGATGGCCTCGTTCGCCGAGGGCACGAAATCCGCGATCGGAGGCGCACTGCTGGCAGCGATGAACACCGCGTCCGAGTATGGCTTTGGCGCGGTGATCGCGGCACTGCCGGGCTTCCTCGTCGTCGCCAACGCGCTGGGCGCCATTCCCAATCCGCTGGTCAACGAAGCCGTCACCGTCACCGCGCTGGCCGGCATCACCGGCTCGGCATCCGGCGGCATGAGCATCGCGTTGGCCGCGATGTCGGACACTTTCATCGCCAACGCGAACGCGGCGGGCATTCCGATGGAGGTGCTGCACCGCATCGCGGCGATGGCGTCGGGCGGCATGGACACCCTGCCCCACAACGGCGCGGTCATCACCCTGCTCGCCGTCACCGGCCTGACCCATCGCCAGGCCTACAAGGACATCTTCGCGATCACGCTGATCAAGACCGCCGCGGTGTTCGTGGCGATCGGCGTGTTCTACGCGACGGGACTGGTGTAACGCGCTCAGCGCCCGCGCAGGCCGCGGAACACCTTGAGGATCGCCGTCACGCTGCGCGCCGCGTCGTCTTCGGTCGTGGCCCAGTTCGACACCGAGATGCGCATCGCGCCACGCCCCTGCCACACGGTGCCGCCGAGCCAGCACGTGCCTTCGCGCTGCACACCGTCGATCACCGCGCGGGTTACGTCGTCATCGTCGTCGAAGCGCACCAGCACCTGGTTGAGCACCACGTCGTTGAGGATGCGCACGCCGTCTTCGCCCGCCAACGCCTCGGCCATCTGCGTCGCACGCGCGCAACTGCGCGCGATCAGGTCCTGGATGCCGTCGCTCCCCAAGGCCCGCAGCGTCGCGTAGACCGGCACGCCGCGCGCGCGGCGCGAGAACTCCGGCACCCAGTCCACCGCGTCGCGCTCGGCCCCGCGGGTCTGCACGAGGTACGCGGCGGTGGACGTCATCGCCGTGCGATGCGCCTCGGCGTCACGGACCATCGCCACGCCGCTGTCGTAGGGCACGTTGAGCCATTTGTGTGCGTCGGTCGCCCACGAATCTGCCAGGTCGATGCCGTCGGCGAGCGCGCGATGCGCGGCGCTCGCGCGTGCCCACAGGCCGAACGCCCCGTCGACGTGCAGCCACGCGCCATGCGCCCGCGTGGCCTCGCCGATTTCGCGCAATGGATCGAACGCACCGGTATTCACATTGCCGGCCTGCGCGCAGACGATGGTCGGCCCATCAAGCGTGGCGAGCAGTTCGCGCAGCCGATCCGCGCGCATGCGCCCTTGCCCGTCGCTTTCCACGCGCAGAACCGAGCGCGTGCCCAGGCCGAGGTAGCGCAAGGCCACGTCGATGGTGATGTGCGATTCGGCCGAAGCCACCACATGGATGCGCGGGGCGCCGATCAGTCCGTCGGCCTCCACGTCCCAGCCCGCGCGTCGCAGCACCGCATGCCGCGCCGCCGCGAGGCAGGTGAAGTTGGCCATCTGGCAACCGGTGACGAAACCTACGCCGGCGTCGCGCGGCAGGTCGAACAGGTCCAGCAGCCACTGCGCGGCGACTTCCTCCAGCACCGACACCAGTGGCGAGATCGCATAGATGCCGGCGTTCTGGTCCCAGGTGGACACCAGCCAGTCCGCCGCCAGAGCGACCGGCGTCGCGCCGCCGACGACGAAACCGAAATAGCGCGGCGAATTGCACGCGACCGCGCCGCGATCGACATGCCCCGCAATCAGGTCGATCACCTCGCCGCCTTCGTCGCCGTGTTCCGGCAATGGCGCGCGCAGCGCCGCGATCAACTCTTCGCGCGTGGCTTTCGCACCGACGTGGCGATCGGGAAGCCGGCGCAGGTAATGCGCGGCGTGCCGGCCGGCCTTCTCCAGGTATTCGTCGAAGACGGCGGACTGGAAGCGATCGGTGGCCATGACGAGGTTCCGTTCGAGGGTTGGCGAAGGATACGACCCACCGGGCCGACAGCGGTCAACGTCCACGTCGCGGTGCGTGCACGCGCGGCCGCCTAGGCTGGTCCCGAACACTGGCACGGAGGCCGCCAATGGCCGGGCAACACCCCGATCCGCCCCGGGAGTACCTCGACAAGCTGCGGCTGGTCTGCCTCGACCTGCCCGATGTCGCCGAGGAACAGGCCTGGACCGGCACGCGCTGGTGCATCGGCAAGAAGAACTTCGCGCACGCGGTGATGATCACCGACGGCTGGCCGCCGGCCTACGCCAAGGTCGCCGGCACCGACGGCCCGCGGTGCGTGCTGACGTTCCGCACGCCGCGGCCGGTCGCCGAAGTGCCGCGCCTGTCGCGACCGCCCTACTTCCTGCCGCGCTGGTGGCCGGACATCGCCGGCATGGCGCTGGATGTCGACACCGACTGGGACGACGTGGAGCAGCACCTCGTCGCCAGCTACTGCGCGATGGCGCCGAAGAAGCGCAATGGGTGCAGGCCAACCGCGCCTGAGGCGCGCGTGGACGCGCGGCGGCGTCCGGCTATAGTCGGCGCATCCAGCCTCAGGACCGCCGCATGCAACAGTCGCCATCGCACCGTGCCACGCCGCGTTTCCCGTGGCGCTATCTGGTGCTGGTGGTGGTGCCGCTGGCGATCGCGGTGGCGATGTCGCATTACCCGCTGTCCTCCGTGCCCGCCGTCGCGCCCGCGGCGCAGGCCACGCACGACGCGCTGACCTCGCCGCTGTCGCGCTTCCTGATGCAGTTGCTGGTGGTGCTGGCGGTGGCCAAGAGCGCGGGCTGGCTGCTGCGCCGTTTCGGCCAGCCGGCGGTGATCGGCGAGATGGCCGCGGGCCTGCTGCTTGGACCGCTGCTGTTCGGCGCGGTCTGGCCGCAGGCGCAGGGCTGGCTGTTCGCGCCGGAGAGCCTGGGCGCGCTCGGTCTGGTCAGTCAGTTGGGCGTGTTGATGTTCCTGTTCGTCGCCGGCGCGGAACTCGACCTGTCGAGCCTCGACGGCCGGCGCAGGTTTGCGGTGCTGGTGAGCCATGCCGGCATCGCGCTGCCGTTCCTGTGCGGTGTGCTGCTGGCGTTCGCATTGCGCGCCGAGCACACCCCGGCC
It contains:
- a CDS encoding GntP family permease, producing MAFLIVLAALCFLMFVAYRGYSVILFAPVAALGAVLLTDPTLVAPMFTGLFMDKMVGFLKLYFPVFLLGAIFGKLIELSGYSKAIVAATIRLFGAGRAMLSIVVVCALLTYGGVSLFVVVFAVYPFAAELFRQSDIPKRLIPGTIALGAFTFTMDALPGTPQIQNIIPTTFFGTNTWAAPWLGTLGGVFILIVGLAYLEWRRRAALAKGEGYGTELVNEPASFAGESLAHPLIAILPLVLVGVANKLLTVAIPRFYGDSHSFDPAVIGNAAPVVQEVAKISAIWAVQGALLIGIVTVLVFAWKPVMASFAEGTKSAIGGALLAAMNTASEYGFGAVIAALPGFLVVANALGAIPNPLVNEAVTVTALAGITGSASGGMSIALAAMSDTFIANANAAGIPMEVLHRIAAMASGGMDTLPHNGAVITLLAVTGLTHRQAYKDIFAITLIKTAAVFVAIGVFYATGLV
- a CDS encoding pyridoxal phosphate-dependent decarboxylase family protein is translated as MATDRFQSAVFDEYLEKAGRHAAHYLRRLPDRHVGAKATREELIAALRAPLPEHGDEGGEVIDLIAGHVDRGAVACNSPRYFGFVVGGATPVALAADWLVSTWDQNAGIYAISPLVSVLEEVAAQWLLDLFDLPRDAGVGFVTGCQMANFTCLAAARHAVLRRAGWDVEADGLIGAPRIHVVASAESHITIDVALRYLGLGTRSVLRVESDGQGRMRADRLRELLATLDGPTIVCAQAGNVNTGAFDPLREIGEATRAHGAWLHVDGAFGLWARASAAHRALADGIDLADSWATDAHKWLNVPYDSGVAMVRDAEAHRTAMTSTAAYLVQTRGAERDAVDWVPEFSRRARGVPVYATLRALGSDGIQDLIARSCARATQMAEALAGEDGVRILNDVVLNQVLVRFDDDDDVTRAVIDGVQREGTCWLGGTVWQGRGAMRISVSNWATTEDDAARSVTAILKVFRGLRGR